From Algoriphagus sp. NG3, the proteins below share one genomic window:
- a CDS encoding TonB-dependent receptor, with translation MLSLLSTLVGLVQLTSLYQIAADGSLNNSGSSIISGYSTSAIDTIPSDTSSTVELEEFLLIDLAYQLRNEESNALDIVKQGFIRENRGGSLMKSLERIPGISNIGIGSGASKPLIRGLGFNQVMVVENGIKHEGQQWGADHGLEIDQYAADQVMIIKGPASFKFGSDAIAGVVDIREKAPPSENGIGGTVDLGAKSNNDWLGGSVNIYTRKNRWFADGRITYASYGDFRVPTDSVFVYDFGVALSDHHVRNTAGKEFNFTGRVGYIGDNVRNIFSVSKVSSKSGFFANAHGLEPRQVDAELHDRSNRDILLPYQEVDHTKYINKLSYAVGNNLLEVDLGYQRNDRKEWSQYVNHGFMPPVFPSEMPYPSTLERAFDKEVFSLNVRDELFLDKHMLSFGASAEYQDNAIGGWGFLIPEFKQFSYGLYAVEKYKVNPRLQLTGALRYDHSRIHVYEYQDWFPSVKDASQATESDYLYRAVDFKRNFQSLVWSAGFNYVPGDISFKGNLGTSFRVPIAKELAANGVNYHYFRYERGNADLSPERSFQLDLGVELNKELVKLSISPFVNYFPNYIYLNPSFEHDYLYGAGNQVFNYTQSEVFRYGGEISATYQLDTHWSFELLGEYVYSHQLSGDKKGFTLPFSPPPSGIVNVTYRPAFQRHFSSPYIALDYRLTARQNNIVPPEKVTPGYQLVNLRLGSELSVAGQKVNVDLQIQNLFNTKYLNHTSFYRLIDLPEAGRNIALSLHYQF, from the coding sequence ATGCTTTCTCTCTTATCCACTTTGGTGGGACTAGTTCAATTGACCTCTCTCTATCAAATCGCAGCAGATGGTAGTTTGAATAATTCTGGTTCGTCCATCATTTCAGGATATTCTACTTCAGCTATAGATACTATACCCTCAGATACATCCAGTACGGTCGAGTTAGAAGAATTCCTCTTAATTGATCTGGCTTATCAATTGAGAAATGAGGAATCAAATGCGCTCGATATTGTAAAGCAGGGTTTTATCAGGGAAAACCGGGGTGGAAGCTTGATGAAATCCCTTGAACGCATTCCGGGTATCAGCAACATAGGAATAGGCTCAGGAGCGTCCAAGCCATTGATCAGAGGCTTGGGCTTCAACCAGGTGATGGTGGTAGAAAATGGAATAAAGCATGAAGGACAGCAGTGGGGAGCAGACCATGGACTGGAAATAGATCAATACGCTGCCGATCAGGTCATGATCATCAAAGGGCCTGCTTCTTTTAAATTCGGATCTGATGCCATAGCTGGAGTGGTGGATATCCGTGAAAAAGCCCCCCCTTCAGAAAATGGCATAGGCGGGACGGTAGATCTAGGCGCTAAATCAAATAATGACTGGCTGGGCGGTTCTGTGAATATTTATACAAGGAAAAACCGATGGTTTGCCGATGGCAGGATTACATATGCTTCTTATGGAGACTTTAGAGTACCTACAGATTCGGTATTTGTATATGATTTTGGCGTAGCCTTATCAGATCATCATGTAAGAAACACTGCCGGTAAGGAATTTAATTTTACAGGCAGAGTTGGCTACATAGGAGACAATGTCCGTAATATTTTTTCTGTATCGAAGGTTAGCTCTAAATCCGGATTCTTTGCCAACGCGCATGGGCTAGAACCCCGTCAGGTGGATGCAGAACTTCATGACCGCTCCAATAGGGACATTCTGCTGCCATATCAGGAAGTAGATCATACCAAGTATATCAATAAACTCAGCTATGCGGTAGGTAACAATCTACTTGAAGTGGATCTTGGTTACCAGAGAAATGACCGCAAGGAGTGGAGTCAATACGTAAACCACGGGTTTATGCCGCCTGTTTTTCCTTCGGAAATGCCCTATCCTTCTACTTTGGAAAGAGCCTTTGACAAGGAGGTATTTTCACTTAACGTGAGGGATGAGTTATTCCTGGATAAGCATATGCTTTCTTTTGGTGCAAGTGCGGAGTATCAGGATAATGCCATCGGTGGGTGGGGCTTTTTGATTCCGGAGTTTAAGCAGTTCAGCTATGGGTTGTATGCAGTTGAGAAATACAAGGTCAACCCGCGTCTACAATTGACAGGGGCACTTCGCTATGATCACAGTAGAATCCATGTGTATGAGTATCAGGATTGGTTTCCCAGTGTCAAAGATGCCAGCCAGGCTACGGAGTCCGATTACCTTTACAGGGCAGTGGATTTCAAAAGGAACTTCCAGAGTTTGGTATGGTCAGCAGGGTTCAATTATGTTCCGGGAGATATTAGCTTTAAAGGAAATTTAGGCACAAGCTTCCGGGTTCCTATAGCCAAAGAGCTCGCTGCTAATGGTGTCAACTATCATTATTTCAGATATGAAAGAGGTAATGCTGATCTCTCACCAGAGCGTTCTTTCCAATTGGATCTGGGGGTCGAGCTCAATAAAGAGCTGGTAAAGCTCAGTATCAGTCCATTTGTTAACTATTTCCCGAATTACATATACCTCAACCCTTCCTTTGAGCATGATTACCTGTATGGAGCAGGAAATCAGGTCTTTAATTACACGCAAAGTGAAGTATTTAGATATGGAGGAGAAATCTCCGCTACTTATCAGCTAGATACCCATTGGAGCTTTGAGCTGCTGGGCGAGTATGTCTATAGCCATCAGCTTTCAGGAGATAAAAAAGGTTTTACCTTACCATTTTCACCACCTCCATCAGGAATAGTCAATGTAACCTATAGACCTGCGTTTCAGCGTCACTTCAGCTCCCCGTATATCGCATTGGATTATAGATTGACAGCCAGACAAAACAATATCGTACCGCCGGAAAAGGTGACGCCTGGATACCAACTGGTGAATTTAAGGTTGGGGTCTGAGTTGTCGGTTGCCGGTCAGAAAGTGAATGTTGATCTTCAGATTCAGAATTTATTCAACACCAAATACCTCAATCATACCAGCTTCTACAGGCTCATAGATCTGCCTGAAGCTGGGAGAAACATTGCTTTGTCACTGCATTATCAGTTTTAA
- a CDS encoding DUF4625 domain-containing protein, with protein sequence MMKNKINYLILLLSAGLIFSSCQDEDEKPVLAAPTMSNIELGLGNNEMAEIGKDFHFEADVVAGDKIEDIQINIRQKTGENYSGPWSFEVVWDEYKGLKNTNIHQHFDIPEDAVEGIYDFVITVNDQNGESVEVVRNLTIYSE encoded by the coding sequence ATGATGAAAAACAAGATCAATTACCTTATTCTATTGCTTTCGGCAGGCTTGATTTTCAGCTCATGCCAGGATGAGGATGAGAAGCCAGTGTTAGCTGCTCCTACCATGTCAAATATCGAATTGGGACTGGGGAATAATGAGATGGCAGAAATCGGGAAAGACTTCCACTTTGAAGCAGATGTAGTAGCTGGAGATAAAATCGAAGATATCCAGATTAATATCAGACAGAAAACCGGAGAAAATTATTCAGGCCCTTGGTCATTTGAGGTGGTTTGGGATGAGTATAAAGGCTTAAAAAACACAAATATCCACCAGCATTTTGATATTCCAGAAGATGCTGTAGAAGGGATATATGATTTTGTGATTACCGTCAATGATCAAAATGGGGAGAGTGTGGAAGTGGTAAGAAATTTGACAATTTATTCTGAATAA
- a CDS encoding DUF4625 domain-containing protein, with protein MKIQSVFLIASLSIAMIACSGNEDEIDTQLPVIDMDFAEAFPKQCDVLERGETYEFTARFIDNFELGSYSLDIHHNFDQHTHSTEVNDCTMDPVKTPVNPWLIIEGFPIPSGQKEYLVTQVLEVPEDIDPGDYHFMIKLTDKEGWQTIRGISIKVN; from the coding sequence ATGAAAATACAATCGGTTTTTCTTATAGCATCCCTTTCCATTGCCATGATAGCTTGTTCAGGTAATGAGGATGAAATAGACACTCAGTTACCGGTGATCGATATGGACTTTGCCGAAGCCTTCCCAAAACAATGTGATGTGCTGGAGCGGGGGGAAACGTATGAGTTTACAGCTCGGTTTATAGATAATTTTGAGTTGGGCAGCTACAGCTTGGATATCCATCACAACTTTGATCAGCACACACATAGTACCGAAGTAAATGATTGTACTATGGATCCGGTCAAAACTCCTGTGAATCCCTGGTTAATCATAGAGGGATTCCCTATCCCTTCTGGCCAAAAGGAGTATCTGGTGACGCAAGTGCTAGAAGTGCCAGAGGATATAGATCCTGGCGACTATCATTTTATGATCAAGCTCACTGACAAAGAAGGTTGGCAGACAATACGTGGAATAAGCATCAAGGTCAACTAA